Genomic window (Oryzias latipes chromosome 17, ASM223467v1):
ctggccctggcctgggtggcgggcttggtcgcccgggcggcggttgttccctgccggtttccgtgtggcatgggggggattccggctgccgctgctgctgcggtggtggtcttggggtggggatggctgggcgctctccttccttctttacacattccaccatccatattagaagaacatgagcactcacctgagcacgggtgttggctcacctttgcactggcggtttgcgtgactgaatgactgaaatgtctcacactagttggtgttaaggcataagtatgtgtgtgagcactatctgttttgtgtacatgtcgacagatggacatttttgcaactagcaggtgtgtttgacacttgggtgtgtgtgtggacaggctccgccctttttgtactgcatttgagccttaccatggtgattaacaaccagtaaacttgttgctctatgctgcttcatggtcttaccccccttcccctcctactatcaccctccttccccccctctttctaacgtccctctctcttcttcccctctttccttttccgtccggtccaacaccaaagatcttcaaacatgtttgaaattaataaagtttggcctcaattacaaaaggggtttattcagacatacctttggtttgtctgaagattaataacccctcttgttaaagtaaaatatgtccaacacaagaggccctcagctctcatctgtttgcccagctgttggacaggacaaggtaaaaaaaaaaaaaaaaaggaagtaaactgctttttatggatgacatcacactacctcagtccagttctcttatataGTCCAAGTTTGCATCAGAAAATGTAGACATTGCGGGGAGGGGTGACTGATGggcctaaaataaaataaagttgatgTTTGTtcgaaaaatgcacaaaaaacaacattgcaTGCATTCTTGAGTCAAATGTAAAATAGTAATTAAACAAAGCTGTAAAAGCTGCTGCTGTCTGTGGCTTTCAGGTTGTGGTGGAGGGCGTGAAGGCGGGTCCCACCACAGACGGGGACATGGCCTTTGATGACGTGCAGCTGACAGACGTTGTCTGTCCTCCTCATGGCTTCTGTGACTTTGAGAGCTCTTTCTGTGGGTGGACCAACCTCGGTGGAGACGTCGATCAGGGCGACTGGCTCCGTGGGGCTGGAGCTTCTCCAAATCCCCACACTGGTCCCACTGTTGATCACACCACCAACTCCATTCACGGTAGTAAAAGCATCACGGTGGACAGAAATGAACTGCAaagtgggaggggcttctttgATGTTGCGTGCGCCCTTCAGGTCACTACGTTTACGTGGACAGCTCGGTGGGGGAATGGGGAGACATGTCCTTTCTGATCAGTGACGTGTTCCAGCCGTCCACCAGAGGTCACTGCCTCACCTTCTGGTACCACATGTACGGCAGCTCGGTGGGGACCCTCAGAGTTTACCTGAATGACAGGTTGGTATCACACTGAACATGACCCTCACGTGACCCTCACATGACCCGGTATGTTAATTGCTCTAAACCAATCTCTCCCTGCAGGAAAATGAATGCTGGAGGAAATGAAGAAGGACTTCTGAAATGGATCGAAACTGGAAACAAAGGAGACCAGTGGCAGCAGGCAAACGTGTCTATTCAACACCAGGAGGCATTCTGGGTAGGCATGCAATCTGGTTTTATCTGGAAGCTTTAGATTGACAATAATCCAGGATGTAATTCTCCTGCTGTTGTCTGCTTTTCTTCCAcagtttgtgtttgtctatCAGCGGGGGAAGGCTGCAGGTGGAGATGTTGCTCTTGACGATATCGCCATCATTCCCAGCGAATGCTATGCAGAGCTTCCCATCAAACCGTCTGATAAAAACCGTAATCCTCCTCACAAACTGCAACCACCCTCAAACTGCCAGGCCCCTGCAGATGCATCTTTATATGGATCATTTCAGTCCAACAGACACTAATCCAtttaaaaagcaggaagtgatgTGAATCTGTTTCCTGTCTCCTTAGACTCGCTGACCGTCGGCCTTGCGGTGGGTCTGACTCTGCTGGTTGGACTCATCATCGCTGTTGGTCTCTACTTCCTGAACCGAAACCAGAAGATTATGTACAGAACAGTTTAATCCATTAAAAAATCATGAAAGAAAAGGAAGTTGAAAAAcgttgactttgtttttttatgttttgtaggCCAACAGTCATGACAAATGAAGAGACTGTTAGCAACGTGATTGACCTCTGCGGCAGCAACACGGAGGTGAGGAATCAGGATTGGGGATTAAACGTCCAGCTTCACAGAAATAtaagggttttttattttttattttaggacaCACTTCACAGCCCAGGAGTCCACATTTCCTTCGACAACATCCTTTATGATCCGTCACCGAGCCACTCTGAAACCTAGCCTGACGCTGCCTGGTCTGAAACAGAGAAGAATGTTTGTTTTCACCAAAGTTTGATGATAAAAACTTCACTTTTTCATGTGACGTTTTTcttgaatgtaaaaagaagctTCATAATAAagttatgtattttatttgaactgtatttttattctaGCAAGATTCAGATTCATGTTTAATCCAGTTCTTTTGATCTGCGTCTCTGTTCCTCAGAGTTCTTGATAGGGGTTATAGTGTGAGGATAATGTTTCATCTCAGAGGGCCGCTGGTTTAGGTTCACAGGGACCAAGCCAGCAGATGAAGTGACCTGAATTTCAAACTTCTTCTTTTAGAAGCCAGATGAACCCAAGTTGTAGGGACATTTGGAGCCGTAGTGGTGTccgaacttgttttttttaaggggaaGGGACTTGACGCTGCGCTGCGGCGTGGTGGAGAAATCCATTTCTTTATGTGGGGGTGCTCCGAAGCACAGAGgtttacatgtaaatgtaagtaaagactttttattttagcgaacttatataatcccaccctgttatactataaccattttattacatgatttatcaatatccggttcccagtttttatcagacagaattaaaaatcataagatatcaataaagcacatgacaaagatgaattacttaagtattacgtcaaaaataactttttgaaatcaacatggcaaatgcagatcagtcatctgaaatatatgcagattatgttacttataaaagtcattcatatgaataaaacataatactatatctgtaaaatagacacaacactgtttcaggaattttcatagcaaaatttcatcaagtatcaaaagttaaaaacgtgcaaaattatgctacattaggaaagatttttgaatcaatttatcaatttttggagaaagtgaagtaatattattaaaagtcaatcaatttaacaattttcaataagtgattaatcatttgttttacctttttttttaatatttttttttttgtatttttatttttttttaataataaagtaatgctgtaggggaaaagtaaaaagggtccataactgtcgattgtccaaggttggtatttcttcttttactgataacagccgttcttctgggtttaaacagagttaatagttctcttcgatgttatgactgcagacattagattcaggtccatatccttcttcagctgatatcagcgacggtgaaagttgaggtcaagttgtctgcaggtcagaacttattcaggtgacgtcagacatacagagaaagtgatgaatccacgtgtcatatttcttgaaattatttggctctttggtttattactccatgttgtttcagacgaccgtgatcaaacacttttcaaagtctttcattaTGTTCAccaccagaaccttggaccggtcctctggaccgagcggtttgacgtaaatcctgcagcctttaacccaagtgttctcaatctgcttacgcttcctgagaagccgtgcatgttttgagatttcagcattccttctggtcagatggtcgttcagataagcagccgaactttcaggtgtttcctttgggtcatcaaagctagcttgtgtttgtgattcacaaacctgacgaggatcgctggtttatccgtctcctttctcctggggagcaggtggcaggtctcgatggtattgagatccagggaaatccctttagatgtgagaaatgaatgtatttgctgctcaAGAGACtctgcaccgatctccgtattatcactgctagctacgctgcgctagcattagcagtgctagctcctgcTGTCAGTTTGGCTTGAGGCTTGatgatcggtactccagtgagaatgacattattcatccttacttgctgttccacatcgtccagtcttttctccagaatctcgacctggttttctcgctgctcgttttgagcccgaaatctttggaactcttccatcatttcccaaagtggcgttagcttagccgacacttgttccataaaacttttcagcgtttattgaataatgtcaagagtctttttgaggtcttcgtattcctggggtttcttctggggcatggtcagctctcttttttggggaaaatcaaccttttaagtaatttgaagatagttgtattcgcagagaggcacgccacgcgtcctgcccgtaacccggaaccggatgGTAGCTCACCTgcgactattgatgatgtcatcgagaCATCAGCAATGTCCGAATTTAAAGACACAATAATTTCCCTATTTatagggctaaatgtagggagaagccatagggcaggggtcgggaacctatggctcgcgagccatatatggctcttttgatggtcacatgtggctcgcagacaaatctttaattatacttttttttttcattagaccagtccttgtctggcgcgatgcgatgccagaggcgcgcagtagtagcggtgcttggagaacaaaatctacgccagcactatcagttactattatctattatttcacagagtttgtgccAGCCgcaaacctgtgaattgccgtgcctaaaactgcgcgctcccgcccctgagaaagagcgcgcagttgcggggacgggatgtgtgaggaagaaagcagggggggggggggtgtgggcACGGCCAGtaaggtgaaccgcgcagggattgtaaaaacgtaaaacccgtaaaaccactcactgcagcgtgtaagtatgtgtttggctccatgtctgtatgtgatcagtctttgtcacatctacagaacattcagacctacgatcacgtttaaagtctcaacgcctgtatgaagcagaaactcaccacgtatcaaccagacaagaccatcagcaaaaccactacgagaaatactcatcatttattagcaacagcataacaatgttattaaaaaaatccacagatttattgtactttaaaaatattgaaattaaatcaaatgcacacattcatttttatatttagttttaaacatatcgttgcggtctgagttggactgggtgggtgttgggccgcgttaaaagttctggagttcattgaacgcatcaagcaggtTGTTAGGTattttggaccaatggggttcagctatgggccgattaagggaaatgggagggctgacgcggcagtgagcgaatataaagttgggagaagcgctctcatcTCGGccggagagattcaggagttgctgaagtaattgtacggcgtttgttgcggtctacagtaaccagaatgaAAAACCTTAAGAGAGGTCAAGGctctgtgcctcagtgtgggaaagggacgctacattattttatggctctttcgaaatgacatttaaaaatatgtggcgtttatggctctcttgaccaaaaaggttcccgacccctgccataGGGGAAGAATTGGGAttctaaactaaaataaaagttttttctaaataaaagacagTTCAGACCAATAacaaaatgtgtacaatattgaatatttcttcagcaggcCACCTTCTTCCATTCAGTTTCTTAAcacgctctatccccgctataacctgcatccggctctttcatcctggagcgccccgactatcgtattttgcgctctctgtgtaggacacactgaggagcgcgggggaaaccaactctcagctgcagaggatataaacaggtgaacaggtagagaggaaaagcaggtagagaggggggagaggggctttggcttcaaactctgtcagagatgcaaacacggacgtcagattgagacgcggctttcactgcaggagttgaagcagagactttccctggaatgattttaaaaacccaaacatggaaatatgattaccaagtagaactcttcaaaataataaacctgatctctccacattctcagtgtctaccatgcaatgataaacacatcgctccatgcatcgatcagaccagaaccagtagctcctcccacacgcggccgcggtatcatccttcaaagaacataatgtgcatttgcagcgacgtatgcttcagacgatgtccgattggccaatctacatgtcaatcaagtcccgtacttctcagtgaggattttgattggctggtggattttaaagaagtactttttttttttttttttatcttttctgacccgcgatctacactcatgtcattgaagatcgaccggtagatcgcgatcgacgtaatgagcacctttgaataatatatacatgcataatatatataatgatgtccaaacgggttgtggctccgggtgctttcttttttattaggggcggtcccaaatggctatttgagtaaaaaaggttgccgacctctggcctacacgaacacccgtttgattgatcagcagtgaaacaaacaaaaaaaatcaaacgaaaattacaacagaaattcaaatgtacacatatttgcaaaaggaaaaatgaaatatgttctgcaatattggcatgttgtgcaattcctcctcataaataatatagttgacagaacgaaataatgtaatgtaaaaatggaagaattcggagtgaacacatctttagacagcaagaagacttgctggcaaacgaggacgagtggcttatgagccggttccgacttcctcgagccgtcctgttggacctctgcgggccacggtccgaggttgtgaggctgcagcatttacgccgtctgccaccgtttgccactcaagtgcctttttggcattagtaatgcccacactgtgccctccaaacaacattcttctcctcttttccacctcgccaacgataacttctacttcacattgagtgaagttacgtttttttgatttcctccctgtgtttgccatgatttcgcaatcaatgaatattaacttgtgggcgtttcacggactatttatgggcaactatgggcgtgtcatgaagccgcaaaagctgcgctacatttagaattgattgtgatttattagGGGAAACTCTGTAGGATGTGcatgcgcacggttttataaatccgaatatttctgtgcgtacgcacgtcctatgtttcatccgtacgccacttctgacgcaaatcctacgcaaagttttataaatgaggcccctgttccttacattgacgtgttctccctaccatgacaaaggtggataaaggtgaagagaacTTCAtacaatccatggacaccagtgaagatcacaaatcgtgggtgtagatgacccaactcccaatgttaaattcCCCGGaatagcaaaagggttacacCCTTCATGCTTTATGTTGCTAATTCACAACACACCATTAAATCCAGGACTTCAATTAAGTTGGCATCACGCTGAAAGAAGGAAAACactgaagaaaatgaaaggGACGACGGTCGATGGGGTGTCCATTATTAGAAATTAGCGGGtgatgtggaagcctgaactgtccAACGCTTACATAAAATCTGGGTTTATATGAAATGTTACTTATATTTCACATCTAAATTTATGAACATGAAACGTCTACATTTAAATCCTatgaacaggaaaataacagGAATAGTTTTTCATAAGTACCAACTCAAAACCCTGTTCTTCTCATTTGGCCCTTAAGGCTCTGACGGTCAAGCAGTCAAAGGTTGCTGTTGCACGTTTACTTCAGCTTATAACAGAATTTAGCCGATCACAAGAAGGAAGGAAGTTCTTAGAAAGTGTTGGGGCCGCACATTTCTGATTTCATCACATGAGCCTGCAGGCTGGTAGAATTTTGAATGTGGACtgtggactttggacatgcctggtcTACAGTATCGTTTTTAAAAGCCAGTCTAAAAACTCACCTTCTATTTAACTTTCACtgctcttttgttttaattaaaaaaaagttttttttctgttttattatacatttcaatcttcatgttttgttttttaatcctcTATAATATCCTTGGTTTAAAAGGCACTCAAATATTAGATGAACAAATTATATGAATTACATTTTCagtcgttttttttaattttcttatgtAAATGCAAATGTAAATGACTTTGTGGGCGTGGCCAGAGGCCTCCTGACTCGCGGACCCACAGCGCCCCCTAACGACGCGGTCCATAACACATCCTGCTCAGAGAGGTGAGGACTGCAGCGAGAGAACAATGGGAGTGGACGTGGAAACCATCAGACCAGGAGACGGTAAACGTTTTAAAGCCGCTTTGTGTTTACCAAAGGTTTCATTTCTTTAATTGTAATTGTGTGTTTACGATTCAGGAAAGACTTTTCCGCAGAAAGGACGCACGGTTTTCGTGCACTATGTTGGTAagattcctttatttttacttcatcCTTGTATCTGTCAAGTGAACCGCAGTTAGCTTCGATCTGCGCCCGAAAAAAGGCTCAGAAATGTTCGTTTTGTGGTCGAGGAAAGCCGTTAAAGTGATGAATGAGGGCGGTGATCATGGCGAAGTTAGCGCTCCGGCTAGCAGCATTAGCTTAGCGCGTTCGTACAGACACGGGGGCGGAAAACCCGACTAATGTGGGAACAAATGGGAACAAACGCTGCCAGGAAACCTCTAACTTGACCATCAACGAGAAGGTTTACAGTAAGGGGCGGGAACCAGCCCACGTCCCCGTATTTATTCACCAGCTTTGTTTTGCACTAAGCTAACCGATGCTAACAGCGGCTAGCGCGATTCGTTACCCCGAGAAAGTCTGGCCCCTTCGCGTGAACGCGCACTCGTGCATTATTTGCGAGTTCTTGCTGCCGCGTTCCACCCGAACCAAAGGGCAGAAGAATGAAGGTCTGCTTAAGGagatttttaactatttttctgtggtttttgtgaatttatatatgttttaatgGAAATGATCAATAACCATGTGcattcataaaaatgtgtttgttcttGCAGAACCCAAACTTTAGCAGCAAACATCTTTACAAACTCCTCAGATTTTGGTTCTTTCTCCTCCCTTCATCATTTATGGCCTGTTAGACTTTGGTTGGTGGGGGGGTCTCCAAGGCTAAACCAAAGGTGTTCTGATCCTGAACAGGTACGCTGATGAACGGGAAGAAGTTCGACTCCTCCAGGGATCGAGGAGAGCCGTTCCAGTTCAAACTGGGAGCTGGGGAAGTTATCCGCGGTTGGGATGATGGCGTGGCTCGGGTGAGTCTACCTCaagggtccccaaatccaggcctgtaGGGCCGGTACGTGTTCTCCAGCCAACCTGccgttgaagctccttattgggctaaacacacctggtccaggaaAACCAGAAGGCCCTCccggcctggatttggggacccctggtctACCTGGTTACGATGATTGCAACGATGCAGACGCACTGCTGGACGCTTTTTCACGAAAACCAAAACTCGTCTCAGAGTCTCAGTCAGTTTGAGTCCAACTTGTTAGCTGTCAGCGATGATTTCCTTCAGGGAAACACGGCGTTGCTCTTCATCAGTTCTGTTTCACTTTGTGGAAACCGTCTTACTGCCCTCAGTAAGTGGGAGGGGGGGAAGTTTCACGGCGCAGATGGAGCAGAGAAACTGCCGAAACTGCTGTGAGAACGTTGTGTTTTACTTCTGAAGCCGATCAGCTGAGCTGTGAAAGCCAAACGGAGGCGGGAAGTGAAATGTGGATTTTTGGATTCCTTTAGATTCTCGAAATGCCGTTTTTCTTCTGGATAACTCAGACCTCAGACTCCAGCGTTCAGCTTCAGGCTGGAGTGTTTGAGTTTCCTTCAGTTGAATTCTTCTTCCTGTTGGTTTGAAGGTCTGCGATGGCGACTGACGTGGCGTCTCTGTTGTTTGGCGTTTTTGCAGATGAGCGTGGGTCAGCTGGCCAAGCTGACCTGCTCGCCGGACTTCGCCTACGGCAGCAGAGGATACCCGCCCATCATCCCTCCAAACTCCACCCTCATCTTCGAGGTGGAGCTCCTGAAATGCTGAGTGGTTTCAGCGGCGACTTCCTCCTGAGTTTTCCATTCCACCCACATCCTCATCTTCCTCACAAGCCGATGTTTCTCAGAGTGCCACAGGAATCTTTTCTGCCGTTGAAGCCGTTCTAGAATTAAGAGTTAAATTAAGACGATCCCACcttcttgttgtttttgaacagaagctgattcacattgaaaCGGAACTGCTTTTGGGTTTCATACCGGAAAGTTCTAATTTTAGCCTCATTTTTCTGCCGCTCCTCATAAGTCTTAAGGTGACGGTGGGCGGAGCTTCTGGACTTACGGATCTGTTTTTCcttcattattttctttataaagaaACTTTGGGAACAAATCGGCCCAATGATTTTGACGGGACAGAATCCGTCTGGGATCTCGTGGGTCTTTTTCCAGCGCCGTGGTGGTTCTTCACGTCTCGCCGCTTTAGTGACAGACGAGTTTTTCCTGCgtcgtttttttctctctgcgtTTAAAAAAGTCggcacaaattaaaaaaaaccaaacagaaaccACTGAACCAGTTGTTCACTCTGCTTCCCTTCGTGTTGCCATACTTCATGTAAAGATTCTGACACGTGTTCTTGGACCCGTCCTCGTCCGTGTGGCGATGAAAACCTtcgtctcctcttcctcactgaaTCACTCAGATCTTTTTTTGTGGGTATTGCAGTCTTACAATAAAGCCAGGATACAAACCAAGTCgtcgtttgtttttgttccacgTCACCAGTTAAACCAGAGCCTTTATTCTAGATTACAATCACATGTTGGAGCAGATCTGTCACCTGAATATCTGGAACATTTTTCCCCGTTCATCCTTAGAAATGTTCTTtccagaattgattttaaactgTAGATATTACAACAATTGGACTCACATTTTCACATTAATGGCTGAGTTACAAATGAGcgcattcattttctaaatcatGTTAATCccatttttaatctaaaatgtaTCTGTGGAGTTGGGGGATCATTTATGTCAGACGTGTCAAATTAAGGATAATGAAACATGACATTGATTGGAAATAACAAACATCCACATACATTTGTAAATAGTTCAGTTGTCACTTCATCATAAATAGACGCAGTAAATCGAACCGAATATGAGAATAGGAAGTTAGTCATAAAGGGGGAAGTGAACGAGTATAATTCCACTCCTGCTTTAGTAGATGAAAGGACGACACGGATCACTTCTTGTTACTTCCGTGGCGTCCGTTCACATCCCGTCATGCACGGATGTGCTTTGCTCAAAGGCCGTTTTCAGTCAGTCAGCCTGCAGTTTGTCCAGGAGGAACCCTGCGATGACATCATCACCACCACGCACCTCCACTTTACCTGAAAATGAAACTTCTGTTGATGCAGGTGTTGgacttttaaaaagtgcttctttATGAGTTTTAATGACTTTTATCTTATTATTTGTCctgaaatgtttgaactttgaagAAGTGAGATGACAGCTGAAGGCGGGAACCACAGCAACCACACCTCTACAAGCTAAGCAGGAAACTCCCTTCATGTCACGTCTGTGTTTCagattatttcatttcatttaaaaatgtatatttttaaacacattacAGAAAAGTCATTGAAGTACAGAAAACCATGTAAAGAACCACAGACTTTTATTCTATAGCCTGAGTTGCGGCCCGCCTGCCAGCTACTAAACGCACTTTTTCCGAAGACtatttgttctgcttttttgtttgtaaagtaCAGAATCAGAggaaacatttgcttttttgtgtccTCTCAAATAAGCCTCTAAAATCGAGTTTTGTTTGCTGAATGTCTGTaatgtttgacaaaaacagctttgtgttgctctcatctgcttttatttcaaaccACAGAGGTTACACCGCATGGATTAGAGATTTCGACTTTTTTACTGTGGTGTTGAAACCAGTGAGATTATAACTGAGATTACGAAAGCAGGAAGTCCCAAACGATGACGAATCGCTTTGAAGTGTAAACTGGGCCTGACTCCAGTAAGTAttggttacctggatcaggtgtcttCAGTCAAACAGAAACTGAATTCAGCTAATGGGTAATGAAGCGGCGTTAGCTGCTCAACAAGCAGGCCGGTAGTCCACGAACAGGGTTGGAGTCCAGGTTGGACCATCCTTTTCCTACAGCACAGGCTctggtgaccccaaaagggacagcATATAGCTTCACCACAATAgcacacatttaaatgaaattacTTTAAAGTAAGGCTTTTCACAGCAGTTATTAGGTTTGATTGAAAACTATTAGTTAGAAAAGATTAGTTAGATTAATTCATCATAGGTTCATCATAATTCATCATTATTCGCGCACAAAAAGGAATTGCGCAACAGCACTTATGCCATTAACAGCAGAAGCATCCTCCACCAACAGAATGTTTGGTTTGGTTGCAGTTTTTCAAAGGAACAATTGGATTAGTTTAGAAAAAGTCAGCCTTCATCACCCTCCAACCTTGATGAGGAGTAAGAGTCGTCTTTCTTGCTGCTTCTCCTTTTCTGTTGTGTGTTCTGTACAACAATCCTGCAGAAATCCTCGTTTTGCAGGAAAACCTGCGCCTGAGGTTCCACTGATGCCACTCCTTTTTATGGTATCACAGCCTGCACGTGTCCTGGTTTTATCTGACGTTTGAACGGaaggttttctgtcttttgaagGAGACAATTTTGTCAATAGTTCGTTTTTGTTTCTGGCGACATCTGGCGGTCAAACGGAAGAACTGCAGCGTTTCTTTCATCATGATCTAAAACGGACGTACTTAGTATTTAACAACATATTTGTTgagatgttttcatttattcccTCTACACACGTGTTACTCTTTCATGTACGTCCTTGTCAGTATAAAGCAGCTGTCCTGTAGTTCCGTTATTACTGCAAACACTGATGTTTTGAAATG
Coding sequences:
- the LOC101166420 gene encoding peptidyl-prolyl cis-trans isomerase FKBP1A, coding for MGVDVETIRPGDGKTFPQKGRTVFVHYVGTLMNGKKFDSSRDRGEPFQFKLGAGEVIRGWDDGVARMSVGQLAKLTCSPDFAYGSRGYPPIIPPNSTLIFEVELLKC